The genomic window GAGCTGGAGGCTGGTGACCCCCTTGCCTGGGTTGAGCAGAGCCTGGGTGGGTGCAGGGGGACCCACAGAAGCTTCTGGTGGCCTGTTTGCCATTAAGTATCCATTTAAGGAGTGGAAGGGTGGAGGGTGTTGGGAAGGTAGGGCGTGCATGCCGGGAATCGGGACAGACGTGCAGAACCCTCACTGGTCCCACCAAGCTGAGCTCAGCAACTGGACGCTGGCCGAGCCATCTTTGGGCTGGTCCCATCTTTACCTGGGACTGGTCCTCAACCAGATGATCGGAAGCCCTGAGGCttcctgctgtcccctccccccagagcTGCGTTATCTGTCGCAGCCTCCTGAAACCCAAACCTGGGGACTGCAGCCCACTGAGGGCTGGAAAGAGCCCTGGACCTTTGATCACAGAGGGATcaccaggcctcagtttctttggcTGTAAAATGGGGTGTTCCCTGCTCCCTGAGTCACTTGAAGACTAGATAACACATGTTATAAAGGATTTTGCTGATTGCAAAAGCAGTTTACCAATGCCCACAGTTAAGTATTAACATCTGGATTCTAAAACCTCCCTTCCTCCCTAGCATGCTTTTCCCACATCTgactccctccccagtcccatcccAGGGCATCTGACTCAGTAGGGGCAGGAGGACTGAGGAGGCCTGGAGGGGAAACAGAGGACCCCAGGGTAGGGGCCATGCTGTCCCACTCAAAGGTGAAGGGGCCCGAACTGGAAAACCAAAACCCCATAGGGCGGTTTTTCCTCCACTAGGGGTCTGTGCCCATGAAGGAGGGTCGCAGGGAGAAATGGGCTCTGGTGGGGTACCCCAGAACTGCAGCCTCTGGGTGCGGCATGGAGAAGAGCTCTCGTGTGTCTGTCCGTTCAGCACACCCCCACGCACCCCCAAGGGACTTCTTCCCACCCAGCCCACCAGCTGAACCTCAGGGCACAGTGACCCTCAGAGACCCCATCTGCGGGCCTGTCCCCATCCTGGTCTCTGAGCCAGGGGCCGTGGAAGGGTTAAACTCTGGGCACCTGCCCGTGGCAGAGGAGATACAGTTCTTGGGGGCCCGGATGTTCCTGAAGCAGCCCTCCTCCCTTTAGTCTCCGAATGGGGGGGTATCCTGAAGCCCCTGGCCAGGGCCCCCACGAGCAGCTTCTCTGATGACTGTCAGCCTCGTCTTGGAGGTGTCCTCTGATGCGGCCTTCTGGAGCTGGTGGCTTTGCCCTTGGCTGCTGGCCCTCGTCTTGGGGGTGCCGCTCATCTCTGCCCCTTGTGCTGGACCAGGCAGGGCTGAGTGCACAGCAGGTGCGTGGAGGGGGCCCAGCAGCTAAAGCAACCTGGAGGCAAGGGCAGGAAAGGGGGCGGTGCCCCAGCTTGGGTCCCCGGGGCCTCTTGTCCACGCAACCTCCTTCCAATGCTCCTCCATCCTTGGGGAGCCCCGTCCCCACAGCCCAACTTGTGCAGGGGAAGCCTTGCTCTCTCACTTCTTcactgagtgaaaggcagagttGCAAAAGACACCTCGATCGTGGGCACTTCTTGTCCCTCTTGTTCCACAAATTTTTCTCTGGGACTATTCTCTCACTGTCCCCCCACCGCCCTTGTTCAGGAGGCTGTCAGCCTATCTCTGTCCTGGTGCCTCTGGTCCCCTCCCCGCAACCCCAGTCTGGAGACCCAGGAGCGAGAGCCAGGCTGCCCTATCCCTGGGTACCAGGGTGGAGTTTCTGTGTCCCACCCCCTCTGCTGCCCCGGGAGCTGGTGAGGGCTGCCTTCCACCACGGGCTGCTGTGCCCAGGCCTTCTCTTCTGGTCTCATGGCTCATGTCGCTGGGGGAAGTGCAAGGGgattaatccccccccccccccccccagcagcctTCCTCCCTTGTGGTCCCTGGGGTGTGCCCTATTCTGGCTCTTCAAGCTTCTGCTGCAGGACTACATACCGGCTGCCTCTAGGGGGTGCTGTGGAGGTGGGCGTCCCCCACTTCCGCTGCTTCCCTTTCCTGGCCTCACGCCCCCACTCTCTTCCTGGGCTCCCTTTCCCCGAACTGGTTCTGGAAACCTtgtttctgagtctgtttctgggaGTCTCAAGCCGAGACAGTGTCAAGGCCTCCCCAGCTGTTCTTCTGGCTTCCAGCTCCGCCCCTCCCTTGGGGCTGGGACACATTCCTGTCTGGTCCCATGGCCACACCTGGGTTCAAGCTGTCCCCGTGGCCCCTGCCCCATCCACAGTGTCCTTGCCTGGCACTGTTCACCTGTGGCTCCCTCCCCATGACTTTCCCCTTCTAAGAGCTGTCCTTGGCAGCTGAGTCCGAAGACCCATGCCCCCAGTGGCTCACCTTGGCCTCCACCCTGAGGGGTGAGAGTGGTGTCAGGTTTCCCAGCCACATCCTGGTCCCAAAGACTGAAAACTGGCCTCCCTTTCTCTGCTgcgccctccccacccagccctgtgCAGACCAGACATTCACAAATGCTGGttggaaagataaatattattatttacaacagccaccCCTCAGAGCTGATGCTGTTATCTCTGAAAGCCTGGCTCCAGTGACCCAGGACCTCTGGCCACGGGAGGGTCCAGTGGGGGCCAGCTGGTTGTCCCAAGAGCCAGCTGTACAGCTCTAGGACCCTCAGGCAGAGAGGAGCCAAGTGCCCTGCCCCTTCTCCTATCTCCGCTTAGCTAATCATGCTGCCCCAGAGGCCACCCAGGGGACCCCAAATTCCCTGCGACCAGCACAGAGGCTCCCCCGGAGGCCAGACCCCTGAGGCCAGCAGGCAGGAGGGCCCCGAGTATTCTCTGCCCCCTGAAAGGGACACTGGCTTTGTCTGGGGCACCCCCTTTTTCTTGCTCACAGgacactccctctccctcccatccccatctTCCCACACAGGGGGAGACACCAGGGACAggaggagacagaaagcagggtGTGAATACCGTGGGGGTAAAGGTGGGGCAGCCTGCTGGCCTACAGGGAAGTCAAGGTCCAAGGTGCAAGGCAGCGAGACAGGGCGTTTCTGACCACAGTGCCACAGATGAAGTCCGGGGTGCTCGGGAGGATTTCCTGCTGTGTGGCCTGTGGTCTGATGATGTCACCTGATTTCTAATGACATTGCCTGGGGCTTCTGGCAACCTGGCTTTGGTTCCCGTTGGTACTGGAAGGCATTGCCAACACCCGGAGGCATCATCATAGTGGTTGGAGGCTGTCACAAAAGTTTCCCCTAATTCCTCTAGGACAGGGATTGTTGCCCCCCAGCTGCTGAGGACAGGCCCCAGGTCTCTTGTGCTCTGGGAGAAGGCACCTCCTGGAGGGACCCATGTACTGCTCTGGGTTCCCAGCTAGCCATTTTCACTCcattttccttccatctccaGGGAGGACTGGGGCACGGGAGAGCCAGAGGCCCTGGACCCAGACCAGTCCTACAGATGATTTCCCATTCATCTCGGGGCCCAGACCGTGGCTGCTCTCACAGGCCTGGAACTCCCGCTCTGCCGGGGTCGGGGAGGGGGCGTGTCCCCCAGGCTGTCGGTGTCAGCGGCTTCTGGGGATACGGAGTGTGAGAAGGGGCCGGTCCCCTCCACAGGCAGGGCAGCTGGCGGAGCCTGGAGAGCATCTTCCAGACGCTGGCCCTCCAGCTCAGACCGCCGTGGACTGCTTGATGCTGTGGAAGCTGACCCGGGTCGGGGAGGTGGGGATGGACATGGCGCGGGCCACGCGGGCGCGGATCGAGTGCTTGTCCTGCCACCGGCGCCACCTCTTCCGGATGGCGGAGCGGACCTGCGAGGGCGCGGAGCAGAGCACTTTGCGGGAGCCTGGGTCTcagcacccccttcccttccctaggGCCCGCACCAGTGGCGGTACTGGGACAGCGCGCAGGTGCGCAGTGCGCAGGTGTGAGGCGCACAGAGGGCAGCGCAGGAGGCGGGGACCTGCATCTAGTTAACATTCTCATTTGCATATTTGCATATTGCATGCGCAAGGATGATTTTCTCAAATGTTCTGAGAAGGGATGCCTTTTCCCCATCCACCTAAAGGCGTCAAATCGCCTTTGCCATGAAGAATTCCTCCCTTCAGCACGTGTGCCCGCTCTGCCCAAGGGCTCAGCCCTTCCTGTTTTCAACCAGCCTTTTCATAGACTCATTGATGAGACTGAAACCCCAGcttctgacccccacccccaccccacccagcgcCAACTGCCTATGAGAACAAAGGAGTGGGCTTGCCACTACAGGAGCACGTGGGCAGGTGTCAGGGACCACCCTGGGGCTCCCAGCAGCCTCCCCGTTAGggacctgggggcagggaggagagagtgtggagggcaggaggaggcttCAGACAACCTCAGATCCCGACAGGCCCCCGCGATTCCGGGGGGCCCCAGTGTCCTTACCTCACTGTTGAGGAAACAGTAGAATACAGACACAAAGAAGCCCTGGAGTGGACCGAGAAGGTGGGTCAAGGGACGGGGACAGGTGTGGCCCCACCTAGCCTCCGGgccacccccttcctctccacAGCCTCCTGCCCCTCCGGGCCCCTGCCTGGAAGAATCCCCACCcaaggggggggggtgcgggggacaGCCAGAGCCAgagtgaggggtgaggggtgatACCTGGAAGGATTCCAGGAAGGAGTTGAAGTAGATGAAGACGACCCGGGAGACCTCGTCCTCCCCGGGGTTCACGAAGAACAGCATGTACGTGATGcccaggaggggaaggagcaCCAGAGTGGCCTTCACAGCCTtcctgaggtgggggggggggtgcggaggCCCAGAGTCACAACCCAccccaggagggaggaagagggctgGACCTGGGGGTGGAGTGCCAGGTCTCCAGGGTCTGAGATGGGGATCTGGGGTTTTCAGGAGGGGCTGTTGGACCTGCGCGGGGAGACCTGGGTCCGAGGCTGGGATCTCTGGAGCCCCCACGGTTAGGGGAGGGAGGCGGGCCGGGTTACCTGTACTGAATGGTCTCAGACGTGGTGGACGCCCGGAGTTTGGTCATGAGAATGCGGACGATGttgaaaaggaagataaaattgaTCTGTAATTGGAGCACACAGTGGGATGGTATAGGCATGTGTGTGTGGACAAGATGCTGGAGGCAGGCGGGGTGGACAGGGCggggtctcagggtcttgatcaAGTCTGGTCTGCATGGGGACCCTGTCCGTTCACAGTAGGCACTGCTTgtccccctctcctgcctgcccccctccacccaggGTCTTACCAGCAGGACCAAGATCATGGGGCCCTGGTAGATGTAGTCAGTGTACACCCCTGGCCTTTTGCCAAACCAGCACCTAGAAAGCCACAGAGGGATGGTAAGAGAGGAGGTCATCTGGGCCCAGGGCAGCAGCATGGGGAAGGGCAGTGCTTGGTCAGGACAGAACTAGGGCTGGAAGTCAGGATCTGGGTGCCTCGATTCCAACCCTGGGAGAAGGTCAGAATCCCACCACAATGCCTCAGTtattccatctgcaaaatgggcagaTGGCACCCTCTATTAGGAGATGAAAGCTGGAAGCAGGCAATGtggcagggaggggggttggtGGAAATGACCACTGAGTGGGACAGGCAAGGGTTCAGCACATCACTGCTCCCCTGAGGCCCTACTGGGGCTCTGGCACGAGCCCTCTCATGGTGCCTGTCACACAGGCACCTGTCATGTGATGACTGTCATGCAGCGAGTCCCCAGCAGCCAGTGATCTCAGAATCCCTTAAATTGCAGCCCGAAGGAACCCCAGGCAGAGATTCCATAGGTTTCACCTGTTCAAGAGGCAGAACTGCTTTTCGTTTTCTTGAGTTTCCCTCCAGCAATCTCTTGGGGGATCTGGGGAGTGGGTGGAGGTGAGGCACAGGGGAAGTCCCATGTCCTTGTGCAGAGACGATGGCCCTCAGGGGATGCAGACCTATAATACCTAGATCTCATGATGCTTCCATAAACCAGAAACTGGCTTATGGATTTTTATGTGAAACCTCTTTGAAAAGAATTCAAGGTTTCAAAAAGCACTATGTAGGCCAAATACAAGCTAGACCTCAGGTGGAATCGTTAACCCCAGGGTCTGTAAGTTAGATCAGTTCTTTCTAGTGTCTTACACCTGGATCCCTTCTGCTGCAGTGTCAGCACCTTACCACTAGATGGAGCTACAGAGCCGTTCAGGCAGACTTTCTTGAGCCAAGGGTCCTTTTTCCTCCAAAACACACTGGGCAGTTTTTTGAAACCTGTTCTTCCTGCCTCCCCTGTACTTGCTTGCACACCTGCAGGCACAGGCACAGTTGCCCACGGTTTACGATGCTCCTGTGCCAGGACCCAACATCTCCAGCATGACCTCAAGCCCCCAGGGGTGTCTGGCAGCTGGCCACCTTCCCTTACCCTGTCagctgtgccaaaggcagagagagccagCCAGGTCAGAGTCAGGAAGCATCAGCCTGGTAAATATGAATATCATTTTCCAGGCTCCTTGTCGAGCTTAGTGAGGTTGTGGcggccccctcccctctgtgggggtgggaaggaattGACATCGACAGTGGGTTCCTGGTATGAACCCacattttctgcctttctctcagtGATTCTCAGTCTTAGCAGCTAAAAATCCCCGTACCCAGGACACACTCCGACCAATTACATCCCCTTCTTTGGAGGTCAAGCCTGGACGCTGGTGCTTTTTTAAGTGTCCTGGGTGATTCTAACGTGAGCCAAAGCTAAGAACCACTACAGCAGAAATCTAATTTTCAGGGGCAATTGGGAATAGCCGAGACCAAAGTCACCTCAGGACTTCAGAGcttggcggggggagggagggggggactCTGTGAGATCATCAGAATTCATTTCTATTAAATCCATGGAGTCTTTTGTTAAACAAGGcttaatatttatagaaaatatttctatggcctttactatgtgccagacactcttTTGAAGGCTTACTATTATATGACTTCTATCATCCCCACAAAAACCCTTTACAGGAACCAATTTTACTAggatgcccattttatagatgaagaaactgaggcacagcacaGTAGCTAGCCCGAGGTCATAGAACTACTTAATGAAGGGGTCCATGGTTCAGAACCTGGGCCGTGTGACTCCAGACACTGCCCGTAGACCTTACGCTGTTCGTGAAATCCCAAGACAGATCAAGGAGCCTGGATCCAGCTGTTCAGCCAGCTCCACCTGGAGCACAGCACTGCTGGAACTCGCAGATCGAGTCTAGCCCCCGGCACCCTCCCCTACATGGATGAAGAAACCACGGCCTGCCATGGAAGGTGATTTGGCCTAAGGTCCTTGGGGAGCGCCAGGCAGAGCTAGGATGTGAGCCCCGACCTCAGGGCTCAGGGGAAGAGGGGACTTACTTCTCGTTGTCATAGTACAGCTTCCCGATGGCCCAGGCCACAATGATGGGGAAAGGCACACCTGGGGAGAGACTGGCTGTCACAAGGCTCATCAGTGGGATCTGGGAGCACGCAAAGCCTGGAGGAACCTCATGTGGTCCAGGGCCTTGAGGTGGGCAGGGGTTCTCCTGGGTAGAGCTCGTACTCACGCATCCAACTTGCTGCACGCCACCCCCGAGGAGGGGCACAGGTGTTCACCCTGACCCCCGCCCTGGACCTGGCCCTGGGCTCGCAGGCCCTCACCAGCTGGCCAGAGTGTAagtcctgggtgggggggggggggggggcccgcccgggggggaggggggaagggggaaggggggggggggcagactcaCCCCAGCCGATGCAGATGAACATCCACTTGCGCAGCCGGTCGGTGGAGTAGGTGAGCACGATGGCCGTGTGCAGGTAGCAGCCCTCCCCGAACATCCAGAAGAAGTTGGTCACGTGGAAGTAGTTGTAGGCAGCGGTCACCAACCTGCACCAGCCCTGCCACCCCGCACCCCCCCAAGCAGAGATGACACTtagacgggggcggggggtggtggtggcagcagcagcaCCCCATCCTAGGCCTGGGGCCTTCTCTCCGTAGGATGCATCCCGCCCCCCAGGGAACCATCCAGCCTCAAGGCCTGCGCCCTGCCCATTTTCCACCAGACCCTTCCTCTGACCCTGGGGCTGCCCCTCTAGGACACACCACGTTGCTCTGGTGGACCTCGGGGCTCATGGTGAGCTGGACCACAAACCACGTGGCGTTGCGCAGGATGAAGGCGGAGATCAAGTTCCAGTGGATGATGTTCCTCAGGCATCGGATGctcctgggggtggaggggggcggcAGAGTCGGTGATGTGagcaagggaggggagggggggtgagggACAGGCTGCCAGCATCCCTCCAGCCCAGATGggtggatggggaaactgagggcagGGCTCACTGGCTAAGTCACAGCGGGACGTGGCAGCAGGGGCTCTCCCGAGGCCTTTCCTA from Mustela nigripes isolate SB6536 chromosome 16, MUSNIG.SB6536, whole genome shotgun sequence includes these protein-coding regions:
- the CRHR1 gene encoding corticotropin-releasing factor receptor 1 isoform X1, which translates into the protein MGRRPQLRLVKALLLLGLNPISASFQDQHCESLSLVSNISGLQCNASVDLIGTCWPRSPAGQLVVRPCPAYFYGVRYNTTNNGYRECLANGSWAARVNYSECQEILSGEKKSKVHYHVAVIINYLGHCISLVALLVAFVLFLRLRSIRCLRNIIHWNLISAFILRNATWFVVQLTMSPEVHQSNVGWCRLVTAAYNYFHVTNFFWMFGEGCYLHTAIVLTYSTDRLRKWMFICIGWGVPFPIIVAWAIGKLYYDNEKCWFGKRPGVYTDYIYQGPMILVLLINFIFLFNIVRILMTKLRASTTSETIQYRASLCLYSTVSSTVRSAPPSGRGGAGGRTSTRSAPAWPAPCPSPPPRPGSASTASSSPRRSELEGQRLEDALQAPPAALPVEGTGPFSHSVSPEAADTDSLGDTPPPRPRQSGSSRPVRAATVWAPR
- the CRHR1 gene encoding corticotropin-releasing factor receptor 1 isoform X4; its protein translation is MGRRPQLRLVKALLLLGLNPISASFQDQHCESLSLVSNISDNGYRECLANGSWAARVNYSECQEILSGEKKSKVHYHVAVIINYLGHCISLVALLVAFVLFLRLRSIRCLRNIIHWNLISAFILRNATWFVVQLTMSPEVHQSNVGWCRLVTAAYNYFHVTNFFWMFGEGCYLHTAIVLTYSTDRLRKWMFICIGWGVPFPIIVAWAIGKLYYDNEKCWFGKRPGVYTDYIYQGPMILVLLINFIFLFNIVRILMTKLRASTTSETIQYRASLCLYSTVSSTVRSAPPSGRGGAGGRTSTRSAPAWPAPCPSPPPRPGSASTASSSPRRSELEGQRLEDALQAPPAALPVEGTGPFSHSVSPEAADTDSLGDTPPPRPRQSGSSRPVRAATVWAPR
- the CRHR1 gene encoding corticotropin-releasing factor receptor 1 isoform X5, which codes for MGRRPQLRLVKALLLLGLNPISASFQDQHCESLSLVSNISDNGYRECLANGSWAARVNYSECQEILSGEKKSKVHYHVAVIINYLGHCISLVALLVAFVLFLRLRSIRCLRNIIHWNLISAFILRNATWFVVQLTMSPEVHQSNVGWCRLVTAAYNYFHVTNFFWMFGEGCYLHTAIVLTYSTDRLRKWMFICIGWGVPFPIIVAWAIGKLYYDNEKCWFGKRPGVYTDYIYQGPMILVLLINFIFLFNIVRILMTKLRASTTSETIQYRKAVKATLVLLPLLGITYMLFFVNPGEDEVSRVVFIYFNSFLESFQGFFVSVFYCFLNSEVRSAIRKRWRRWQDKHSIRARVARAMSIPTSPTRVSFHSIKQSTAV
- the CRHR1 gene encoding corticotropin-releasing factor receptor 1 isoform X3, encoding MGRRPQLRLVKALLLLGLNPISASFQDQHCESLSLVSNISGLQCNASVDLIGTCWPRSPAGQLVVRPCPAYFYGVRYNTTNNGYRECLANGSWAARVNYSECQEILSGEKKSKVHYHVAVIINYLGHCISLVALLVAFVLFLRLRSIRCLRNIIHWNLISAFILRNATWFVVQLTMSPEVHQSNVGWCRLVTAAYNYFHVTNFFWMFGEGCYLHTAIVLTYSTDRLRKWMFICIGWGVPFPIIVAWAIGKLYYDNEKCWFGKRPGVYTDYIYQGPMILVLLINFIFLFNIVRILMTKLRASTTSETIQYRKAVKATLVLLPLLGITYMLFFVNPGEDEVSRVVFIYFNSFLESFQVRSAIRKRWRRWQDKHSIRARVARAMSIPTSPTRVSFHSIKQSTAV
- the CRHR1 gene encoding corticotropin-releasing factor receptor 1 isoform X2: MGRRPQLRLVKALLLLGLNPISASFQDQHCESLSLVSNISGLQCNASVDLIGTCWPRSPAGQLVVRPCPAYFYGVRYNTTNNGYRECLANGSWAARVNYSECQEILSGEKKSKVHYHVAVIINYLGHCISLVALLVAFVLFLRLRSIRCLRNIIHWNLISAFILRNATWFVVQLTMSPEVHQSNVGWCRLVTAAYNYFHVTNFFWMFGEGCYLHTAIVLTYSTDRLRKWMFICIGWGVPFPIIVAWAIGKLYYDNEKCWFGKRPGVYTDYIYQGPMILVLLINFIFLFNIVRILMTKLRASTTSETIQYRKAVKATLVLLPLLGITYMLFFVNPGEDEVSRVVFIYFNSFLESFQGFFVSVFYCFLNSEVRSAIRKRWRRWQDKHSIRARVARAMSIPTSPTRVSFHSIKQSTAV